The Deltaproteobacteria bacterium genomic sequence ACCACCGGCAGCCCGCGGTGGGGGAGGGCGGCAGCGACCGCCAGCACGCGCACGGCCGCATCTTGCGGGCCGCGCGGATCGGAGAGCGCGAACCACTCGCAGTTGCCCACTGCGTCTTCGCGGCCGCCGCAGGGAGCGACGACGAGTGCTGGCACGCGCAAGGTCGCGAATGGCTCCAGCGCGCCCGCCGGGTCCGCGCCCATCGCGTGCAGCGACAGGATGAGCGGCACGCTGTCGCCAGGACGCGCGCCGCCGACGCGCTGGACGAGGCAGCGCTGGCCGGCGACGCGTGTTTCTTCGATGGGACCAGGGCCGGCGGGCGCGCGCGTTTCTTCAACGGTGCCGGCGGGCGCGCGCGTGCAGGCGACGAGGCATGCAGCGAGGATGCAGGTGCGCACGAGGCGAGAACAGGGAGGCGATCCGTGCATTCCCACGC encodes the following:
- a CDS encoding dienelactone hydrolase family protein, which encodes MRTCILAACLVACTRAPAGTVEETRAPAGPGPIEETRVAGQRCLVQRVGGARPGDSVPLILSLHAMGADPAGALEPFATLRVPALVVAPCGGREDAVGNCEWFALSDPRGPQDAAVRVLAVAAALPHRGLPVVMGFSQGAVVAFALAHDHPEAVAAVFPVAGTLPPSTSTGPAARRPEVHAFLGEADPVFPLAGVRDAIAILRAEGYTADLRTYPGLAHDLSRTEAADVRAAVEAALR